The following are encoded together in the Candidatus Methylomirabilis oxygeniifera genome:
- a CDS encoding exported protein of unknown function (Evidence 5 : No homology to any previously reported sequences), giving the protein MGKSMASMITGLVVVFVAGLSIGWAQQATVTLVSPKDGDTIGPRMLIQWEFKPAGDVNHIHLYLDGLNPGPPFGTSMELTGLPNGPHIVRIVGANTRHQEVGPEASAKVTVHGGAPTTPLPAPRRSRAY; this is encoded by the coding sequence ATGGGAAAGTCGATGGCGTCGATGATAACGGGGCTCGTGGTGGTGTTCGTCGCCGGGCTCTCTATCGGCTGGGCGCAGCAGGCCACGGTCACGCTCGTGTCGCCGAAGGATGGGGACACCATAGGTCCTCGTATGTTGATACAGTGGGAGTTCAAGCCGGCGGGAGATGTCAACCATATCCATCTCTACCTGGACGGGCTCAACCCGGGGCCACCGTTCGGGACCTCGATGGAACTCACGGGCCTCCCGAACGGGCCGCACATCGTCAGGATCGTTGGGGCGAATACGCGCCACCAGGAGGTCGGACCTGAAGCCAGCGCGAAGGTGACGGTACATGGCGGAGCGCCGACCACGCCGCTACCGGCCCCCAGGCGGAGCCGCGCGTACTAG
- a CDS encoding exported protein of unknown function (Evidence 5 : No homology to any previously reported sequences) translates to MSTLLRRIRFIVFLIGTLLIARAVQAAPVPDFTLPLLDGKSVALKDFRGKPVLINFFHSK, encoded by the coding sequence ATGAGTACTCTGTTGCGACGAATACGGTTCATTGTCTTTCTAATCGGTACACTACTCATCGCCCGCGCAGTCCAGGCTGCGCCTGTTCCGGACTTTACGCTCCCGCTCCTGGATGGAAAGTCTGTCGCACTGAAGGACTTTCGCGGTAAGCCGGTTCTGATCAACTTCTTCCACTCCAAATGA
- a CDS encoding conserved protein of unknown function (Evidence 4 : Homologs of previously reported genes of unknown function), with protein sequence MLGVNVFRDNEADARRFVEEYKVPYPVGHDSTGEIGRLYKIEGTPTTFLINKDGSLYGRSVGAMTEDEFHTSIDALLNQKGKP encoded by the coding sequence ATGCTGGGCGTGAACGTCTTCCGAGATAACGAAGCCGATGCGCGAAGGTTTGTTGAGGAGTATAAGGTGCCGTACCCCGTTGGACACGACAGCACCGGCGAGATCGGCAGGCTGTATAAAATCGAAGGCACGCCGACCACCTTCCTGATTAATAAAGACGGCAGCTTATATGGACGCTCGGTCGGGGCCATGACAGAGGATGAGTTTCACACATCTATTGATGCTCTGCTCAACCAGAAAGGAAAGCCGTAG